A genomic segment from Sporichthya brevicatena encodes:
- a CDS encoding helix-turn-helix transcriptional regulator, with protein MVSDRRGAVLSALRAFGRAVAVEEIAAQLDLHPNTVRFHLRRLVADGLAEQAPDPRGGRGRPRLLFRPVTHRDSRNYLLLSRMLAQATAESGDVALAERTGDAWGQALLGETGARPSRRARGDDATRVAGHLTEILDSIGFAPEVAVAEDGLHVDLRHCPFLEVAREQPGLVCGMHRALIQGVLNGLDSGLQVTELRAFVEPGRCTASIAR; from the coding sequence GTGGTCTCTGACCGACGCGGGGCAGTTCTGTCCGCTTTGCGTGCCTTCGGCCGGGCCGTCGCCGTCGAGGAGATCGCCGCCCAGTTGGACCTGCACCCGAACACGGTGCGCTTCCATCTGCGCCGCCTCGTCGCCGACGGGCTCGCCGAGCAGGCGCCCGATCCCCGCGGCGGCCGCGGCCGCCCCCGCCTGCTGTTCCGCCCGGTGACGCACCGGGACAGCCGCAACTACCTGCTGCTGTCCCGCATGCTCGCGCAGGCGACCGCCGAGTCCGGCGACGTCGCGCTCGCCGAGCGCACCGGTGACGCCTGGGGTCAGGCTCTGCTGGGCGAGACCGGCGCCCGCCCGAGCCGGCGCGCCCGGGGCGACGACGCCACTCGGGTGGCCGGTCACCTCACCGAGATCCTCGACTCGATCGGCTTCGCCCCCGAGGTCGCGGTCGCCGAGGACGGGCTGCACGTCGACCTGCGGCACTGCCCGTTCCTCGAGGTCGCCCGCGAGCAGCCCGGCCTCGTCTGCGGCATGCACCGCGCGCTGATTCAGGGCGTGCTCAACGGCCTCGACTCCGGCCTGCAGGTGACCGAGCTCCGCGCGTTCGTCGAGCCCGGACGGTGCACCGCGAGCATCGCGCGCTGA
- a CDS encoding MmcQ/YjbR family DNA-binding protein produces MARLEAVALALPEAERVDIESWGDHPTFRVRGKNFVFCDQAATHLTVKLPSEEAAGLVASRENAEPAGYGLGRSGWVALTLAESLPAAEWAEVAEMVETSYRLVAPKTLVRRLDDPE; encoded by the coding sequence ATGGCCCGGCTGGAGGCGGTGGCGCTCGCGCTGCCCGAGGCGGAGCGCGTCGACATCGAGTCCTGGGGTGACCACCCGACGTTCCGCGTCCGCGGCAAGAACTTCGTCTTCTGCGACCAGGCCGCCACGCATCTGACGGTGAAGCTGCCGTCGGAGGAGGCGGCCGGCCTCGTCGCGTCCCGCGAGAACGCGGAGCCGGCCGGCTACGGGCTCGGCCGGAGCGGGTGGGTGGCCCTCACCCTCGCGGAGTCGCTCCCGGCGGCGGAGTGGGCCGAGGTCGCCGAGATGGTCGAGACGTCCTACCGGCTCGTCGCGCCGAAGACGCTGGTGCGCCGCCTGGACGACCCGGAGTAG
- a CDS encoding DNA alkylation repair protein, with amino-acid sequence MGPLASVAEIEAALAAVGDPVRADHERRYLKSTRKHYGTGMPAVHRIAKGVGRLDHATLVDLVEALWQRPAFECCAVAVDLLVHRVKTLGPADLPLIERLIRTSGTWALVDNLAGNAVGPIADAHPETGVVLDRWAGDEDFWVRRSALLAHLVPLRRGGGDFARFARYADAMLDEREFFIRKAIGWVLRDAARTRPELVFDWLLPRAARASGVTMREAVKYLTEDQRAAVLAAHRGS; translated from the coding sequence GTGGGCCCGTTGGCGAGTGTTGCCGAGATCGAGGCGGCGCTGGCGGCCGTCGGTGACCCGGTCCGCGCGGACCACGAGCGCCGGTACCTCAAGAGCACGCGGAAGCACTACGGCACGGGGATGCCGGCCGTGCATCGCATCGCGAAGGGCGTGGGCCGTCTCGACCACGCGACGCTCGTCGATCTCGTCGAGGCGCTGTGGCAGAGGCCGGCGTTCGAGTGCTGCGCGGTCGCGGTCGATCTGCTCGTTCATCGCGTCAAGACGCTGGGCCCGGCCGACCTGCCGCTGATCGAGCGCCTGATCCGCACCTCGGGCACGTGGGCGCTGGTGGACAACCTCGCGGGCAACGCCGTCGGCCCGATCGCGGACGCGCACCCGGAGACCGGGGTCGTGCTGGACCGGTGGGCGGGCGACGAGGACTTCTGGGTGCGGCGCTCGGCGCTGCTCGCGCACCTGGTTCCGTTGCGCCGGGGCGGTGGGGACTTCGCGCGGTTCGCGCGCTACGCCGACGCGATGCTCGACGAGCGCGAGTTCTTCATCCGCAAGGCGATCGGGTGGGTGCTGCGCGACGCAGCCCGGACCCGGCCGGAGCTCGTGTTCGACTGGCTGCTCCCCCGCGCGGCCCGCGCCTCCGGCGTGACGATGCGTGAGGCGGTCAAATACCTGACGGAGGATCAGCGCGCGGCGGTGCTCGCGGCCCATCGGGGGTCGTGA
- a CDS encoding pyridoxal phosphate-dependent aminotransferase, which yields MTSRFQIATRANVPPFHVMDLWAAAGRRQAEHGDVVNLVAGQPMTPAPVPVRRAAAAALENDLLTYTVSPGIPELRTAIAEHHGRWHGIDVTAEDVLITTGSSGGFLLAFLAAFEVGDRVAIARPGYPCYRNVLTALGCEVVELPTGPADRFQPTVAMLEALDEPVKGLVVASPANPTGTMLLPAELAALASWCEANGVQLISDEIYHGISFGDAPEYSSAWATSREAIVFNSFSKYFSMTGWRIGWMLVPERLRRTVDALNGNFTICAPALSQLAAVAALTEESYAECEANVARYAENRALLLDGLPKLGLERLAPADGAFYVYADVGHLTGDSMAFCHRMLAETGVATAPGIDFDVVEGHHFLRLSFAGTPDDVRTALDRLAGWL from the coding sequence GTGACGAGCCGGTTCCAGATCGCGACGCGGGCGAACGTCCCGCCGTTCCACGTCATGGACCTGTGGGCGGCAGCCGGCCGTCGCCAGGCCGAGCACGGGGACGTCGTCAATCTCGTCGCCGGGCAACCGATGACGCCGGCACCGGTTCCGGTGCGCCGCGCGGCCGCGGCGGCGCTGGAGAACGACCTGCTGACCTACACCGTGTCGCCGGGCATCCCGGAGCTGCGGACGGCGATCGCGGAGCACCACGGCCGGTGGCACGGGATCGACGTCACCGCCGAGGACGTGCTCATCACGACCGGGTCCAGCGGTGGCTTCCTGCTCGCGTTCCTCGCCGCGTTCGAGGTGGGTGACCGCGTCGCGATCGCACGACCCGGCTACCCCTGCTACCGCAACGTGCTCACGGCGCTCGGGTGCGAGGTGGTCGAGCTGCCGACCGGCCCCGCGGACCGCTTCCAGCCGACGGTCGCGATGCTCGAGGCGCTCGACGAACCGGTGAAGGGGCTCGTCGTCGCCTCACCCGCGAATCCGACGGGGACGATGCTGCTGCCCGCCGAACTCGCCGCCCTGGCGAGTTGGTGCGAGGCGAACGGTGTCCAGCTGATCAGCGACGAGATCTACCACGGCATCTCGTTCGGGGACGCGCCCGAGTACAGCAGCGCGTGGGCGACGAGCCGCGAGGCCATCGTCTTCAACTCGTTCTCGAAGTACTTCTCGATGACCGGCTGGCGCATCGGCTGGATGCTCGTGCCGGAGCGGCTGCGCCGAACCGTCGACGCGCTGAACGGCAACTTCACGATCTGCGCGCCGGCGCTCTCGCAGCTCGCCGCGGTCGCCGCGCTGACCGAGGAGTCCTACGCCGAGTGCGAGGCGAACGTCGCGCGCTACGCGGAGAACCGCGCACTGCTGCTGGACGGGCTGCCGAAGCTGGGCCTGGAGCGACTCGCCCCGGCGGACGGTGCGTTCTACGTCTACGCCGACGTCGGGCACCTCACCGGCGACTCGATGGCGTTCTGCCACCGGATGCTCGCCGAGACCGGCGTCGCCACCGCGCCGGGGATCGACTTCGACGTCGTGGAGGGGCACCACTTCCTGCGGTTGTCGTTCGCGGGGACACCCGACGACGTCCGCACCGCCCTCGACCGGTTGGCGGGCTGGTTGTAG
- a CDS encoding TetR/AcrR family transcriptional regulator, protein MKRAPTESVQAAAGRRRREASTAEILAATRRLLSAGDPMASLTVERILAEAGVSRATFYACFPDKHAVVGRLAQESLAWREEVSSEGLADPTVTREQLETLMRAVVGHWRANRPVLAAIVELAEHDPAMRAAWRSAVEEIASQTASHLRVRWTDSADAPSDIDGVATALTWMFERCAHQLAVDDAGAETVSLALTEILWRTVTWRAPRRAR, encoded by the coding sequence ATGAAGCGGGCACCGACCGAGAGCGTCCAGGCGGCCGCCGGGCGCCGGCGACGCGAGGCGTCGACGGCCGAGATCCTCGCCGCGACCCGGCGGCTGCTGTCGGCCGGCGACCCGATGGCGTCCCTGACGGTCGAGCGGATCCTCGCCGAGGCCGGCGTCTCCCGGGCGACGTTCTACGCCTGCTTCCCCGACAAGCACGCCGTGGTCGGCCGCCTCGCCCAGGAGTCCCTCGCGTGGCGCGAGGAGGTGTCGAGCGAGGGCCTCGCCGACCCCACGGTGACGCGCGAGCAGCTCGAGACCCTGATGCGCGCGGTCGTCGGGCACTGGCGGGCCAACCGTCCCGTGCTGGCCGCGATCGTCGAGCTCGCCGAGCACGATCCGGCGATGCGCGCGGCCTGGCGGTCCGCCGTCGAGGAGATCGCATCCCAAACTGCAAGCCACCTGAGAGTTCGCTGGACGGACAGTGCTGATGCCCCGTCAGATATCGACGGAGTGGCGACGGCGCTCACCTGGATGTTCGAGCGCTGCGCGCACCAATTGGCGGTCGACGACGCCGGTGCGGAGACGGTTTCGCTCGCTCTCACCGAGATTCTGTGGCGCACCGTGACGTGGCGGGCCCCGCGGCGTGCGCGCTGA
- a CDS encoding GAF domain-containing protein, with translation MDTAQPVLRPIEGPDAAARCRALVAEELVGLPEDLVADAQLVLTELVTNAQLHGEPPILVGITVLGGGAARVQVSDAGRRRLVLPAQSDDAMTGRGLTVVAALAESWGVDPDEDGGKIVWAVLRPGSANRPEPPEVDLDAFLDAWEDEAEETFTVSLGAVPTRLLLEAKQHIDNVVRELTLARGEAAAPLPPDLDALVDVVTSDFAHARTALKEQAAAAAACGTRHTDLVVALPLTAIEAGERYLAALEQVDQYARSARILNLETPAVHQLFRRWYVGGLISQLRAYARGEQPEEPVPFAEVLVQEVEDLSVLREAAARLDLLQRVNAALAEVSDAEDMARSVIAAAVRELGALVARVYVGEGDRLRALGQDVAPEAGSPAYDEVPVNAGIPSAIVYRTGRPIVVHSLAELAERYPPLRGLFPTERALHVVPLQVGDRRLGVLGMAFPPSSRYDAPAQTRYVRALADVLAQSLVRIRTAESG, from the coding sequence ATGGATACGGCGCAGCCGGTGCTGCGACCGATCGAGGGCCCCGACGCCGCCGCGCGGTGTCGAGCCCTGGTCGCCGAGGAGCTCGTCGGGCTCCCGGAGGACCTCGTCGCCGACGCCCAGCTCGTTCTCACCGAGCTCGTCACCAACGCCCAGCTGCACGGCGAACCGCCGATCCTGGTCGGCATCACCGTCCTCGGGGGCGGCGCCGCGCGCGTCCAGGTCTCGGACGCGGGCCGACGTCGACTCGTCCTGCCGGCTCAGAGCGACGACGCGATGACCGGTCGCGGACTGACCGTCGTCGCCGCGCTGGCCGAGTCGTGGGGGGTGGACCCGGACGAGGACGGCGGCAAGATCGTCTGGGCGGTGTTGCGTCCTGGCTCCGCGAACCGGCCCGAGCCGCCCGAGGTCGACCTCGACGCGTTCCTCGACGCCTGGGAGGACGAGGCCGAGGAGACCTTCACCGTCTCCCTCGGGGCCGTGCCGACCCGCCTGCTGCTGGAGGCCAAGCAGCACATCGACAACGTCGTCCGCGAGCTCACGCTGGCCCGCGGTGAGGCGGCCGCGCCGCTGCCGCCGGACCTCGACGCACTCGTCGACGTCGTCACCTCCGACTTCGCCCACGCGCGGACCGCGCTCAAGGAGCAGGCCGCCGCGGCGGCCGCGTGCGGGACCCGGCACACCGACCTGGTCGTCGCCCTGCCGCTGACGGCGATCGAGGCGGGCGAGCGGTACCTCGCCGCGCTCGAGCAGGTCGATCAGTACGCCCGCAGCGCGCGGATCCTCAACCTCGAGACGCCGGCGGTGCACCAGCTCTTCCGGCGCTGGTACGTGGGTGGACTGATCTCCCAGCTCCGCGCCTACGCGCGCGGGGAGCAGCCCGAGGAGCCGGTGCCGTTCGCGGAGGTGCTCGTCCAGGAGGTCGAGGACCTCTCCGTGCTGCGCGAGGCGGCCGCGCGGCTCGACCTGCTGCAGCGCGTCAACGCCGCCCTCGCCGAGGTGTCTGACGCCGAGGACATGGCGCGGTCCGTCATCGCTGCCGCGGTGCGCGAGCTCGGAGCCCTCGTCGCCCGGGTCTACGTGGGCGAGGGTGACCGGCTGCGTGCCCTCGGTCAGGACGTGGCGCCCGAGGCCGGGTCGCCGGCCTATGACGAGGTCCCGGTCAACGCCGGCATCCCGTCGGCGATCGTCTACCGCACCGGTCGGCCGATCGTCGTGCACTCCCTGGCCGAGCTGGCCGAGCGGTACCCGCCGCTGCGCGGGCTGTTCCCGACCGAGCGTGCGCTGCACGTCGTCCCCCTCCAGGTCGGCGACCGTCGCCTCGGGGTCCTCGGCATGGCCTTCCCGCCCAGCAGCCGTTACGACGCCCCCGCGCAGACCCGGTACGTCCGCGCGCTCGCCGACGTCCTCGCCCAGAGCCTGGTACGCATCCGGACGGCCGAGAGCGGGTAG
- a CDS encoding DUF2945 domain-containing protein, which produces MAKKTFRKGDKVTWQSHGGSATGVVLRKITSDTEAAGRTVRASRGNPQYLVRSESGSGEAVHKPSALKRA; this is translated from the coding sequence ATGGCGAAGAAGACGTTCCGCAAGGGCGACAAGGTGACCTGGCAGTCCCACGGCGGCAGCGCCACCGGGGTCGTGCTCCGGAAGATCACCTCCGACACCGAGGCCGCGGGCCGTACCGTCCGCGCGTCCCGGGGCAACCCGCAGTACCTCGTGCGGAGCGAGTCCGGCAGCGGCGAGGCGGTCCACAAGCCGTCGGCGTTGAAGCGTGCCTGA